Within Streptomyces roseirectus, the genomic segment CGACGCCCGGTTCGAGGAGCCGGCCGACTCCTCGTACGTACTCAAGGATGTACGTGCGTAGGCCGAACCGGGTCACTATGTCGACAGGGAGACCCTTCGCCGGGGTGAGTACTTCACATCCCGCCGTCGACAAAGCGTCCACAAGCCCCCGGTAAAACCCCCCTAACCGCCCCGGATGCCCCGTCCCCACCAACACCGAACCGTTACGCAGCGCGACGTCCCTGAGCCGGTCGGCGAACGCGTCGAGCCGCGCGACCGTCTTGCGCGGATCGATCCAGTCCGCCCCCGTGACAACCCCCAGATCCCCCGAAACGCCGCACTTCTCCACCATCACCCCGACGACCTCTCCTACTCCCCACTCCCTCTCCGGCACCACCCCCAACCGCACCCTCGGATCCCCCGCGGCGAACAAACGGTAATTCCGCAGACTCCGCTCCCGACAACTCGACACCGTCCCCGCGATCCCGACATCGACGAGATAACCCCGCAACACCTCGGCACTGAACACCCCCCGATCCTCCCGCCCTTGGGGACCGGCCCGCCCTCAACTCGACCAACTCACCCCCGACCGGCGTAACAGCCCCGAACCTCAAGGACGCGGGGCTGCTTCACAATGGGCGGCTCGGGCTCGGGGCTGCATCGATCGGCGGCTGGGCCAAGGGGGCGGGGCGCTTCGATCGACGGCTCGGCCGAGGGAGCGGGGCGCTTCGATCGACGGCTCGGCCGAGAGAGCGGGCTGCTCCGATCGACGGCTCGGCCGAGAGAGCGGGCTGCTCCGATCGACGGCTCGGCCGAGAGAGCGGGCTGCTCCGATCGACGGCTCGACCGAGAGAGCGGGCTGCTCCGATCGACGGCTCGACCGAGAGAGCGGGCTGCTCCGATCGACGGCTCGGCCGCAAAGCGCGGCGCCCCCAACTCCCCTACGCCAACAACCCCCTCAGCGGAAACGCCGCCCGCCGGGCCGCCAGGATCGCCTGGTCCACCCGGTCCCCGGGGTCGTACCCGCTCTCCCAGGAGGCCCAACTCACCGGCCACCGCCCGTCGGACATCCGCGCGGGTGCCAACTGCCGGGTGCGCGCGAACACTTGCTCACGCCAGCTCTCGGGAATCACGGTCTCCGGCGAGACTTCCTTACCGGAGGCGACGCCCACGAGATGCGCCCAGGACCGAGGCACCACGTCGACCACGGAATACCCGCCCCCGCCGAGCGCGACCCACTTCCCCCCGGCGTACTCGTGCGCCAGCTCGTGACAGGCGACCTGAACAGCCCGCTGCGCGTCGAGAGAAACCGCCAGGTGCGCGAGCGGATCCTCGAAATGCGTATCGGCCCCGTGCTGGGTCACCAGGACGTCCGGCCGGAACTCCGCCACCAACTCCGGCACCACGGAATGAAACGCCCGCACCCACCCCGCGTCCCCCGTCCCCGCCGGCAACGCCACGTTCACGGCACCCCCCTCCGCTCCCGGCGCCCCCGTCTCCTCGGGCCACCCGGTCTGCGGGAACAACGTCCGGGGATGCTCGTGCAACGAGATCGTCAGCACCCGGGGATCCTCCCAGAACGCCGCCTGCACCCCGTCCCCGTGATGCACGTCGACGTCCACGTACACGACCCGCTCCGCCCCCAGCTCCAGCAACCGCGCGATGGCGAGAGCGGCGTCGTTGTAGATGCAGAATCCCGCCGCCCCACCGGGCATCGCGTGATGCAGCCCCCCGGCGAAGTTCACCGCGTGCGCGACGTCCCCCCGCCACACGGCCTCGGCCGCCCCCACGGACAGCCCGGCGATGAGCGAACTGACCTCGTGCATACGGAAGAACGCCGGATCGTCGACCGTCCCGAGCCCGTACGACTGATCGGCGGACGAGGGATCGGCCGAGGCCGCCTTCACGGCCTCGATGTAGTCCTCCCGGTGCACCAGCCGCAGCGTCGACTCCCCCGCCGCCTTCGCCGAGACGACGTCCACCTCACGGTCGAGCCCGAGTGCCGCCACCAGACCCCGGGTCAGCTCAAGCCGCACCGGATCCATCGGATGCTCGGCCCCGAAGTCATAGCCCGTTACCGCCTCGTCCCACATCAGCTGCGCGCGCCCGCTCATGCCCGCCACCGTATCGGTCCTCCCCCGCCTCGAACGACCGGGCATACACCACGGTGACCAGCACGAGCCCCATCGGCACGAGCATGGCCCCCCGATAACTCCAGGCGTCCCCGACCACCCCCACCAACGGCGAACCCACCAGAAAACCCACGTAGTTGAAGATGTTCAGCCGGGCGACGGCCGCATCGGACGCCCCCGGGAACAAGCGCCCCGCCGCCGCGAACGTCTGCGGCACGATCACGCACAACCCCACCCCCACGAGCGTGAACCCCACCATCCCCACCCAGGCCCCCGGCGCCCCCGCCACGACCGCGAACCCCCCGGCCGCCACCAACGCCCCCGACCGCACCACCACAGCCGCCCCGAACCGCCGCACCCCATAGTCCCCGACGGCCCGCCCGACCAACATGGTCACCATGTAGACGTTGTACGGCACAGTCGCCAACTGCTCCGAACT encodes:
- a CDS encoding acetoin utilization protein AcuC, with amino-acid sequence MSGRAQLMWDEAVTGYDFGAEHPMDPVRLELTRGLVAALGLDREVDVVSAKAAGESTLRLVHREDYIEAVKAASADPSSADQSYGLGTVDDPAFFRMHEVSSLIAGLSVGAAEAVWRGDVAHAVNFAGGLHHAMPGGAAGFCIYNDAALAIARLLELGAERVVYVDVDVHHGDGVQAAFWEDPRVLTISLHEHPRTLFPQTGWPEETGAPGAEGGAVNVALPAGTGDAGWVRAFHSVVPELVAEFRPDVLVTQHGADTHFEDPLAHLAVSLDAQRAVQVACHELAHEYAGGKWVALGGGGYSVVDVVPRSWAHLVGVASGKEVSPETVIPESWREQVFARTRQLAPARMSDGRWPVSWASWESGYDPGDRVDQAILAARRAAFPLRGLLA
- a CDS encoding phosphatase; translated protein: MFSAEVLRGYLVDVGIAGTVSSCRERSLRNYRLFAAGDPRVRLGVVPEREWGVGEVVGVMVEKCGVSGDLGVVTGADWIDPRKTVARLDAFADRLRDVALRNGSVLVGTGHPGRLGGFYRGLVDALSTAGCEVLTPAKGLPVDIVTRFGLRTYILEYVRGVGRLLEPGVERAGCTTGAHTHSPLPVRLALEAAAAGGGRLPDLVIGDHGWVCGAGQLGFEAIGPADTDDPAVFVGEAEGVVSVAVPVDDGARSDYYLPLTRYVLNRACLSQ